The Papaver somniferum cultivar HN1 chromosome 3, ASM357369v1, whole genome shotgun sequence genome includes a region encoding these proteins:
- the LOC113359341 gene encoding uncharacterized protein LOC113359341, whose translation MSLFKKTYGSNIKYHHARRGKEAVFEDQYGDDEKSYSDLNWYVKAIELTNPDSFVKLEVDEETGIFKRIFICFGACKHSHRYLRPMIYLDATFLIGRFRGTLMAASCVNGNDGFYPYPFAIVLSENKDNWFWFLDNLQQVVDDRPVVFLSDRHEGLLQGIPRAFPSSYHSYCFYHIKCNLPIGKGDANYNVVIDLFYKSAYSYTAANFEEALRGMHAIGCGHVGNYLRTIPKEKWANAFFLVCRYAAHSSYIAESFNNWFLEFKKLPAFALLDAIRLKVMQMNSKRRVEGLENFNTRLTPVYEDLLNENINIGRTWTVVESMERLYEVRSPRTHSVDLLERTCTCHRWQVNGFPCAHACSSIKSTREDIYSFVEPYFTNEWYNRTYQEIILPIPNYDKPQSYDPSDRIIVPIPVPPPGRRR comes from the exons ATGTCACTCtttaagaagacttatgggtccaatattaagtatcaccatgcccgtaGAGGGAAAGAAGCTGTATTTGAAGATCAATATGGTGACGACGAGAAGTCGTATAGCGATTTAAATTGGTATGTGAAAGCCATTGAGCTAACTAATCCTGATAGCTTTGTGAAacttgaagttgatgaagaaactgGAATATTTAAGCGGATTTTCATCTGTTTCGGTGCTTGCAAGCATAGCCATAGGTATCTCAggcccatgatttacttggacgctACTTTCCTCATTGGTAGATTCAGGGGTACTTTGATGGCTGCATCATGTGTCAATGGAAATGATGGTTTTTACCCATATCCCTTTGCTATTGTTTTATCTGAAAACAAAgacaattggttttggtttctggatAATCTTCAACAAGTGGTCGATGATCGTCCGGttgttttccttagtgatcgtCACGAAGGACTTCTGCAGGGCATTCCAAGAGCATTTCCTAGTTCATATCACAGCTATTGCTTTTACCACATAAAGTgcaatctccctattggaaaaggTGATGCGAATTACAATGTCgttattgatttgttttacaaatctGCTTACTCTTACACGGCAGCGaactttgaagaagctttgcGGGGCATGCATGCAATTGGTTGTGGACATGTTGGTAATTATCTCAGGACCATTCCAAAGGAGAAATGGGCAAATGCATTTTTCCTTGTATGCAGATATGCTGCTCACTCTTCATATATTGCCGAGTCATTCAATAACTGGTTTCTTGAGTTCAAAAAGCTGCCTGCTTTTGCTCTTCTCGATGCGATACg TTTGAAGGTTATGCAGATGAATTCTAAGAGAAGGGTAGAAGGTCTTGAAAATTTTAACACTAGGCTCACTCCCGTATACGAGGATTTACTAAACGAGAACATCAacattggtcgtacttggactGTTGTTGAGTCTATGGAAAGATTGTATGAAGTCAGGTCTCCCCGCACTCATTCTGTAGATCTGTTGGAGAGAACTTGTACGTGTCACAGGTGGCAAGTAAATGGTTTTCCCTGCGCACATGCTTGTTCTTCCATTAAATCTACAAGGGAGGACATCTattcatttgttgagccatacttcACCAATGAATGGTACAACAGGACATACCAAGAGATCATCTTGCCAATCCCCAATTATGACAAGCCGCAGTCTTATGATCCAAGTGATAGGATTATTGTTCCTATTCCTGTGCCTCCACCCGGTAGACGAAGATAA